Proteins encoded by one window of Thermoanaerobacterales bacterium:
- the murJ gene encoding murein biosynthesis integral membrane protein MurJ codes for MNGGRIAGAAAVVVVITVVSKVLGFGREAALAAVFGASGATDAYLVAMIIPALLFGVVGSTITTVGIPLFAEYIHDPRRRGELAGLLWSTFHGMLLFLGLAVVVAWPLAPWLVRVLAPGFAGEQAELTVLLVRVMLPAVVFMGLAGWAQGVLNAHQRFAAPAAVGIPYNVIIIAAVLPAGGWWGIEGVAVATLVAIATQFLIQLPTFARLGLPYRPFFDWRHPGLWRMLALAGPVIIGVGANQLNVIVDRMLASGLAEGSISALNYAQKALNLPVGLFAFPLVTVLYPSLSRHSVVGDAAAFRETLVRGLSVLGFLMIPMTVGLIVLRADFVRFLFQRGAFDEVDAAMTGTAVLFYSLGILFIVWRDYLNRAFYAMQDTATPTWTGVAAVAVNVGLNLALVRVMGLGGLALASSAAAFVGFALLLWRLRRRLGRLGGRRLALETGKVCLAAGLMGLAVARADGALAGGAGAALFAGLAGALGGGALGDFAATGARLVGLIAFGGAVYAALCLALRVRDLEFFYGLVRRGHK; via the coding sequence TTGAACGGCGGTCGGATCGCGGGGGCGGCGGCGGTGGTCGTCGTCATTACGGTTGTCAGCAAGGTCCTGGGGTTCGGACGGGAGGCGGCGCTGGCCGCCGTGTTCGGCGCCAGCGGGGCGACGGACGCCTATCTGGTGGCGATGATCATTCCCGCACTGCTCTTCGGGGTGGTGGGGTCGACGATCACCACGGTGGGCATCCCGCTCTTCGCGGAGTACATCCACGACCCCCGACGGCGGGGGGAACTGGCGGGGCTTCTGTGGAGCACCTTCCACGGGATGCTCCTCTTCCTGGGCCTGGCGGTGGTTGTGGCATGGCCGCTGGCGCCCTGGCTGGTGCGCGTGCTGGCGCCGGGGTTCGCCGGGGAGCAGGCGGAGCTGACGGTGCTGCTGGTGCGGGTGATGCTGCCGGCGGTGGTCTTCATGGGCCTGGCCGGCTGGGCGCAGGGCGTCCTGAACGCCCACCAGCGGTTTGCCGCCCCGGCGGCGGTGGGCATCCCCTACAACGTGATCATCATCGCCGCGGTGCTGCCGGCCGGGGGCTGGTGGGGGATCGAGGGGGTGGCGGTGGCGACGCTGGTGGCCATCGCCACGCAGTTTCTGATCCAACTGCCGACCTTCGCGCGGTTGGGGCTTCCCTACCGGCCGTTCTTCGATTGGCGCCACCCGGGGCTATGGCGGATGCTGGCCCTGGCCGGTCCGGTGATCATCGGGGTGGGGGCGAACCAGCTCAACGTTATCGTCGACCGCATGCTGGCCTCGGGGCTGGCCGAGGGGAGCATCTCGGCCTTGAACTACGCGCAGAAGGCGCTGAACCTGCCGGTGGGACTCTTCGCCTTCCCGCTGGTGACGGTGCTCTACCCGTCCCTGAGCCGGCACAGCGTGGTGGGGGACGCGGCGGCCTTCCGGGAGACGCTGGTCCGGGGGCTGTCGGTGCTGGGCTTTTTGATGATCCCCATGACCGTCGGGCTCATTGTCCTGCGGGCCGATTTTGTGCGTTTCCTGTTCCAGAGGGGGGCCTTCGACGAGGTCGACGCGGCGATGACCGGGACGGCGGTCCTCTTCTACAGCCTGGGGATCCTGTTCATCGTCTGGCGGGACTATTTAAACCGCGCCTTCTACGCCATGCAGGACACGGCCACGCCGACCTGGACGGGGGTGGCGGCGGTGGCGGTGAACGTCGGGCTGAACCTGGCCCTGGTGCGGGTCATGGGCCTCGGTGGGCTGGCGCTGGCCTCCTCGGCGGCGGCCTTCGTGGGCTTCGCGCTGCTCCTGTGGCGGCTGCGGCGGCGGCTGGGGCGGCTCGGCGGCCGGCGGCTGGCCCTGGAGACGGGGAAGGTGTGCCTGGCGGCGGGGCTGATGGGGCTGGCGGTCGCCCGGGCGGACGGGGCGCTGGCCGGCGGGGCCGGGGCGGCGCTGTTCGCGGGGCTGGCGGGCGCGCTCGGGGGCGGGGCGCTGGGGGACTTCGCGGCGACGGGCGCGCGGCTGGTGGGGCTGATTGCTTTCGGCGGGGCGGTGTACGCGGCGCTGTGCCTGGCGCTGCGGGTGCGGGACCTGGAGTTTTTCTATGGGCTTGTGCGGCGTGGTCACAAGTAA
- a CDS encoding PAS domain S-box protein — translation MHEHKKHDQDLETFYRTVFENTGSAICVLEEDDTISLCNEEFCRLTRYPREEIEGKKDWPSFVHPEDLPRMREYHRARRRDPLSAPRNYEFRLFDRHGGSKHIWLTVALIPGTNRSVASLLDISPIKEKERLLRLAEQNYHSIFDNAGDAIFIHDAETGRILDMNPRACELYGYTCEEALRLGVEGLSAGRPPYSRREAMERIRSAAAGPQLFEWLARKKSGRAFWVEVDLRRAAIGGEERILAFVRDITARKKAEARLAREQERFRVTLASIGDAVICTDRAGRVTFFNHVAEQLTGWPRAEALGRPLPAVFHIESELTGRRMADPTARVLREGVVVGLANHTLLVNRDGRRIPISDSGAPIRDASGDILGVVLVFRDETERRRTERERKEAAERLAGLLQNSIQAMARLVEMRDPYTAGHQHRVAELSCAIARQMGLAEERIEALRMAAHLHDIGKIVVPAAILNKPARLGREEMALVAAHPVTAYEILREIDFPWPVADIVRQHHERLDGSGYPDGRKDDGILLEARILAVADVIDAITSHRPYRPAHPPEAALEEVIRHRGTLYDPAVVDAALAVFRGDLHP, via the coding sequence TTGCACGAACACAAGAAACACGACCAGGATCTTGAAACATTCTACCGTACCGTCTTCGAGAACACCGGCAGCGCGATCTGCGTCCTGGAGGAAGACGACACCATCTCCCTGTGCAACGAGGAGTTCTGCCGCCTCACGAGATACCCGCGGGAGGAGATCGAGGGGAAGAAGGACTGGCCGTCATTCGTCCACCCGGAAGACCTGCCCCGCATGCGCGAGTACCACCGCGCGCGCCGGCGCGATCCCCTGAGCGCCCCCCGCAACTACGAGTTCCGCCTGTTCGACCGCCACGGCGGGTCGAAACATATCTGGCTCACCGTCGCCCTCATTCCGGGCACGAACCGCTCCGTCGCATCCCTCCTGGACATCTCCCCGATCAAGGAGAAGGAGCGCCTTCTGCGCCTGGCCGAGCAAAACTACCACAGCATCTTTGACAACGCCGGCGACGCCATCTTCATCCACGACGCCGAAACCGGGCGGATCCTGGACATGAACCCCCGGGCGTGCGAACTGTACGGCTACACGTGCGAGGAGGCGCTCCGCCTGGGCGTGGAGGGCCTGAGCGCCGGCCGGCCGCCGTACTCCCGGCGGGAGGCCATGGAACGCATCAGAAGCGCCGCCGCCGGGCCGCAGCTCTTCGAGTGGTTGGCGCGAAAAAAGAGCGGCCGGGCGTTCTGGGTGGAGGTCGACCTGAGACGCGCCGCCATCGGCGGGGAGGAGAGAATTCTGGCCTTCGTGCGCGACATCACCGCCCGGAAGAAGGCGGAGGCCCGCCTCGCCCGGGAGCAGGAGCGGTTCCGCGTCACCCTGGCCAGTATCGGCGACGCCGTCATCTGCACCGACCGCGCAGGGCGCGTCACTTTCTTTAACCATGTGGCCGAGCAGCTCACCGGCTGGCCCCGCGCCGAGGCCCTGGGGCGCCCCCTGCCCGCCGTCTTCCACATCGAAAGCGAACTCACCGGCCGGAGGATGGCCGATCCCACGGCGCGTGTCCTGCGGGAGGGCGTCGTGGTCGGCCTGGCCAACCACACCCTGCTCGTCAACCGGGACGGCCGGCGCATTCCCATCTCCGACAGCGGCGCGCCGATCCGGGACGCTTCCGGCGACATCCTGGGCGTGGTGCTCGTTTTCCGCGATGAAACCGAGCGCCGCCGGACGGAGCGCGAGCGGAAAGAAGCGGCGGAGAGGCTCGCGGGCCTCCTGCAGAACAGCATCCAGGCCATGGCCCGCCTGGTGGAAATGCGCGACCCCTACACGGCGGGGCACCAGCACCGGGTGGCCGAGCTTTCCTGCGCCATCGCCCGCCAAATGGGGCTCGCCGAAGAACGGATCGAGGCCCTGCGGATGGCCGCCCACCTGCATGACATCGGGAAGATCGTCGTGCCGGCCGCCATCCTGAACAAGCCGGCCCGCCTGGGCCGGGAGGAGATGGCCCTGGTCGCCGCCCACCCGGTGACGGCCTATGAAATACTACGGGAGATCGACTTCCCCTGGCCGGTGGCCGACATCGTCCGCCAGCACCACGAGCGGCTCGACGGCTCCGGCTACCCGGACGGCAGAAAGGACGACGGAATCCTGCTCGAAGCGCGCATCCTGGCCGTGGCCGACGTGATCGACGCCATCACCTCCCACCGCCCCTACCGCCCCGCCCATCCCCCTGAGGCGGCACTGGAGGAGGTCATCCGGCACCGGGGCACGCTCTACGACCCCGCCGTGGTCGACGCCGCCCTGGCCGTGTTCCGGGGGGACCTGCACCCTTAA
- a CDS encoding S-layer homology domain-containing protein, whose protein sequence is MHLLSFFKPHPGARLAAALLAVLLALALAAPPPAQAGSDGPIDYVRVDGRAVEDGETVNVTANEVKIRVGFDTDTVTGLKIGSVASFTYTSGDWKVDDTTDSKVGAWVTAGRAEVDHYPLQPGKNTVTITATVTGGSPGPGGNTFTVTVNFIDEPLEDASHRVPDITETTKIQAFDKAFTLDFGKKNYLRDGNDMADDQSVLLTVVEMDAPPPGFIAKSPVYRLTLDDEDYTLAHPATMTITFDPYTSTGAAAELTVYYTPDPDGDFDDPSALNLGGLVKGNAVTVNLSGPIEGCYAVCAAATDFPDFARLGWAYHSVMPLWAKGVMEQYNTRSDPWRYGYRFDVGAGQFGLFLDGSGVSEVKISRGEFTVMIVKALGLPTGDRPPGVTFREFSYVDASYRPYLETAVARGLLRGAPDGSCPVMGYGATLTREQAAVLLARAAELKVDTDLEKVDAALAKAFGDYAANPDVIAPWARPAVLACHKAKLINGIPIGNQYHFRARDPLTRAQAAALVHRLMVNKKLL, encoded by the coding sequence ATGCACCTTTTATCATTCTTCAAACCGCACCCGGGGGCCCGCCTCGCCGCCGCCCTGCTCGCCGTTCTCCTCGCCCTCGCCCTCGCCGCACCCCCACCGGCGCAGGCCGGCAGCGACGGCCCCATCGACTACGTCCGCGTCGACGGCCGCGCGGTCGAGGACGGCGAGACCGTTAACGTCACGGCCAACGAGGTCAAGATCCGCGTCGGCTTCGACACCGACACCGTCACCGGCCTCAAGATCGGCTCGGTGGCCTCCTTCACCTACACCAGCGGCGACTGGAAGGTCGACGACACCACCGACTCCAAGGTCGGCGCCTGGGTCACCGCCGGCCGCGCCGAGGTCGATCACTACCCCCTGCAGCCCGGCAAGAACACCGTCACCATCACCGCCACCGTCACCGGCGGTTCCCCCGGCCCGGGCGGCAACACCTTTACCGTCACCGTCAACTTCATCGACGAGCCCCTGGAGGACGCCTCCCACCGCGTCCCGGACATCACGGAGACCACAAAAATCCAGGCCTTCGACAAGGCCTTCACCCTTGACTTCGGGAAGAAAAACTACCTCAGGGACGGCAACGACATGGCCGACGACCAGTCCGTCCTCCTCACCGTCGTCGAAATGGACGCCCCGCCTCCGGGCTTCATCGCCAAAAGCCCCGTCTACCGCCTGACCCTGGACGACGAGGACTACACCCTCGCCCACCCGGCCACGATGACCATTACCTTCGACCCCTACACCTCCACCGGCGCCGCCGCCGAGTTGACCGTCTACTACACCCCCGACCCGGACGGCGACTTCGACGACCCGTCCGCCCTCAACCTCGGCGGCCTCGTCAAGGGCAACGCCGTCACCGTCAACCTCAGCGGGCCCATCGAGGGCTGCTACGCCGTGTGCGCCGCCGCCACCGACTTCCCGGACTTCGCCCGCCTCGGCTGGGCCTACCACTCCGTCATGCCCCTCTGGGCCAAGGGCGTCATGGAGCAATACAACACCCGCTCCGACCCCTGGCGCTACGGCTACCGTTTCGACGTCGGCGCCGGGCAGTTCGGCCTCTTCCTGGACGGCTCCGGCGTCTCCGAAGTGAAGATCAGCCGCGGCGAGTTCACCGTGATGATCGTCAAGGCCCTCGGCCTCCCGACCGGCGACCGCCCGCCCGGAGTCACCTTCCGGGAATTCAGTTACGTCGACGCCTCCTACCGCCCGTACCTGGAGACCGCCGTCGCCCGCGGCCTGCTGCGCGGCGCCCCCGACGGCAGCTGCCCCGTCATGGGCTACGGCGCCACCCTCACCCGCGAGCAGGCGGCCGTCCTCCTGGCCCGCGCCGCCGAGCTGAAGGTCGACACCGACCTGGAGAAGGTCGACGCCGCCCTGGCCAAGGCCTTCGGCGACTACGCGGCCAACCCGGACGTCATCGCCCCCTGGGCGCGCCCGGCCGTCCTGGCCTGCCACAAGGCCAAGCTCATCAACGGCATCCCCATCGGTAACCAGTACCACTTCCGCGCCCGCGACCCGCTCACCCGCGCCCAGGCCGCCGCCCTCGTCCACCGCCTGATGGTCAACAAAAAGCTGCTCTAG